A segment of the Halopiger aswanensis genome:
GAGGCACCGATCCAGCCGCTGTGTTCCTGCATCGATTGACCGAGAAACACGATCTCTCCGAAGCTGTATTTCTCGTTGATGGCTACGGCTATCTGACTGCCCTCTCTCGATTAGGGTTAAGCGGTCAGCTCGACTACGTCGAGCGAAACCTAATCGAAAAGTGGTTTCAGACGTTCAAGATGCGGGTTGACCGCTTCCATAATTCGTGGGTGGGCAGTC
Coding sequences within it:
- a CDS encoding integrase core domain-containing protein, producing GTDPAAVFLHRLTEKHDLSEAVFLVDGYGYLTALSRLGLSGQLDYVERNLIEKWFQTFKMRVDRFHNSWVGSRASVREWLEQFVHYYNTQRPHQSLNGQTPAEVLN